The DNA sequence GGATTAGCAAAAGAGCAAAAGATATTCCCTCTCCAAAAAGAAGTGGCTTGGGTGGGGCAGGCCTCTGAAACGAACGAGTAACGACACCAGAAATTTGGGGCTCATGGGCACAGCAGACGACTCGGCGCTCAGATCCGGCAGGAGTGTGCTTCAGACGGATGGAGGGGAGCACGGGAAGACCCGAACTTAGAAAATCATTGTCATCCGGTAAAAACGTCCTGGTTGATGAAGGTCACTTAGGTCGTGCTGGCAAATGGAAATTTCGCTTGACAGCCACAGAAGCCATGCCACCATCGTCGATACCAAGTGCAGCATTACCATGTACCTGGAGTACGGTCTTCTCGTAACAGGTGGCAATTCGACAGTAGTGTTTGACTCGACCAAAGAGGCGCCCGATCTTATTTTTTCTTCATATAAATCTCGACTGAGTGGTCGCTGGAGCTTGCGGTCTTTCTTCGGCGGACCAACACTGCCGACGGTCTGCTCCTTCAGTTTCTCAGCCTCGGCCATGGTCATCCGTCTAAGGGAGTAAACTTTGCAATCTCCATCCTCCTAAGCTCACCTCTTGCTCGGGGATGGGCAACTGTCACCACCATTGCGCCTCTTGATATTTAAGGTTCTGCCAGGGATCCACGAAGACTAACGTTGGGGATATTTGGGGAAGAAGATACCGCCCAGCATCTCCCTCTGTTCTCGCAGTAGTCCTTTAGCCGATACCTGAGCAGATTCAGAAATATGCGACTTATCAATCTTGCTTCCAAGCCGCCGAAGACTTGGGCCTCACTTCTTGCCATTTTTCTTCTGGCTGCCGTGGTTGCTTTGCCAGCTCAAGCTCAAGGCACTGATCGGGTCGGAGACGAAGAGGCGCCCGCGCAGTCGTCTTCCGCTTCGCCGTCTTCGGCGGATGCTTCGTCGGAGGGCCTGCGGGTAGCTACTCTTGATGGACCAACAAGAGCATACGCTGGGGAGCCGGTGACGTACACGGCGTCGATCAAGAGAGAAGGGCTGGGTTCCTCCGTTCCCTACCGGTGGCAATTTGGAGAAGACAGGCCCAAAGGCGTCACCACCGACCCGGCCGCGGAGATGATCTCCAAGCACTTGGCGAGGCGGTCAGAGCTGGTCGCCACCTACACCTACGAGCGGCCGGGCACCTATACCGTGCGGGTCTCTGTAGGGCAGGGCGAACAGGAGGCTGGCGCGTCAGCGACGGTGACGATTACAGATTCATCCTCGTCCGACTCGTCTGAGGCGGAGATGCCGGCCATGGTTGCATCGTCTCAAAACTCACAGGAGGCACAAAGGTCCGGATCGGCGGTGATGACGGATCGTCCCGGACAGTGGGGCATCGTGGTTGCCTCCATGCGGAGTGCCGAAAAGGCCGACGTTGTCGCTCGGCGGTACCGGGGCCAATTCGGGGCCGACCGCATGCCAGTAGAGGTCATGGAAGCTGATCTCGAGAGCGGCCGCTACTTTCGCGTCATTGTTGGGCAGTTCAAAAGCGAGAAGGCGGCCTGGAAGACGATTTCCGCCCGCGAGGAGGAGCTCCCGCTCCGCGCCTGGACGGTCCGGTACCAGAGGCGGTTTCTCTCGGAGGCGGGCCCGTAAGTCTCTTCTGCCCTGCGGGCCTGTGAACAATGCCCAATGTCCCGTGCCCGACTGGCCCCGCCGCTCTGGGGTGGAGCTTCTGGCTCCCGGAAAACCGTCCTCATAAAACCGGCTCCGGAGAGCTCCTCGGAAAATCTTTCACGATACCGCAGTGAGGGTGCCCACTCGGATGAGTGCCACGGAAATTCCTTTTCAGCTACGGCCTCTCGACAGCCCCGATAGCTCGACAGCCCCGATGGCGACAGGCCCGATGGAAAGCACTGTGGCAAAAAACGCGAGGCCCAAGATAAGCCGGGAGGCCTTGGCGCCGACTTTGAGGCGTGGATGCATGACTCCAGCCACGTACTCATAGCCTGTCAGCCCCACAGCCTACCAGACTGCTGTCGTCAGTCCGTTGCCTTCGAGAATTGCATGCCAAAAGCGCTGTCCCATTCGCTGCGCCGAGCGGGCTGGCGGGGACCTCCGGGGACTCAGAAGTAACTCTGAGTTGGGACGGGGCGGCTGGAGCAGACACCTACAACGTGTACCGGAGCACCTCCTCCACAAGCGGAGCAGAAGGAGAGCCGCTTGCGACGGGCGTGGCGGAGACCAGCTACGCGGACACCACTGCCGAGAACGGGACGAAGTACTACTACCGGGTGACATCGGTCAATCCCAGCGGCGCAGAGAGCGACGCGTCGAGCGAAGTGGAGAAGACGCCCTTTTCCGACCCGCCCAACCGGCCCAACTCGACGGACCGACCGTAGGCGACGGTGCCAATCATCTGTGACAGGCCCTACTGAGGAAGATCAATGTCTTCCTGGCGCTTCGTTTCGGCCTTCGTCACGCGCCCATCTAGGCCGAAGGTAATGATGGTACCTGGGCCGAAATGCGTGTCCACGTAGTACAGCCGCTTGCCGCCACTGGGCAAATCTACCTCGCGGGTAGGCTCGTCTTTGTGTCGTCGCATCGCCTGTACTGTCAGTCGGGCCTGCGGCTCGGTCATTCCTTCGATAACCTTTTCTGCCCGCATTGCACTCGCAATTGAATCCGGCGGGCTCTCGGTGTTGATGTAGTACTCGACCTGGTCGTCTCCACCTCCGGCGGCCACGGCTCCTCCAGCGGCACCAGCACCAAACGCAAGACATCCGGTGAGAAGAAGTGGACACAAGCAAGTAATCAAGTGTCGCATCGGCCCGTCGTTTTTCGTCGAGGTTCGGAAAGAAAACTGCCTGATCCGACGCGTCAGGACCAGAGGCCGTGGTACTGGTCGTAGCTCTGAGTAGAGGACCATGCCGAAAGGACCTTCCGGCCCGGTCGATTCTTCGTGTCGGTTCTCCGCGTCGGTTCTCCGCGTCGGTTCTCCGCGTCGGTTCTTCGTACTTCTTCAGAACAGGCT is a window from the Salinibacter pepae genome containing:
- a CDS encoding PKD domain-containing protein, translated to MRLINLASKPPKTWASLLAIFLLAAVVALPAQAQGTDRVGDEEAPAQSSSASPSSADASSEGLRVATLDGPTRAYAGEPVTYTASIKREGLGSSVPYRWQFGEDRPKGVTTDPAAEMISKHLARRSELVATYTYERPGTYTVRVSVGQGEQEAGASATVTITDSSSSDSSEAEMPAMVASSQNSQEAQRSGSAVMTDRPGQWGIVVASMRSAEKADVVARRYRGQFGADRMPVEVMEADLESGRYFRVIVGQFKSEKAAWKTISAREEELPLRAWTVRYQRRFLSEAGP